In Aegilops tauschii subsp. strangulata cultivar AL8/78 chromosome 3, Aet v6.0, whole genome shotgun sequence, one genomic interval encodes:
- the LOC109738792 gene encoding wall-associated receptor kinase 3-like, with the protein MLASFIRIHRFIESSLNIQVLISNGLLNLFPSTTRNRFMVIGCNTMGIIGGYLHSNPDLYVAGCYSYCQGINSTSNGAPCTRKGCCETTITPNLTNFAALLIITQSSVWTFNPCFYAMLAEVGWYSFSQQDLVGRLGFINKRAKRGIPVISDWAIRNGSCPKDGATVPMGYACVSSSSYCVGATNGPGYMCNINL; encoded by the coding sequence ATGTTGGCATCATTCATCAGGATACACCGTTTTATAGAAAGTTCTTTAAATATCCAAGTATTGATCTCAAATGGTCTATTGAATTTGTTTCCATCGACCACGCGCAACCGCTTCATGGTCATCGGTTGCAACACCATGGGTATCATTGGTGGCTACCTGCACAGCAACCCAGACCTGTACGTGGCCGGCTGCTACTCCTACTGCCAGGGCATCAACAGCACGTCCAACGGTGCGCCGTGCACTAGGAAGGGCTGCTGCGAAACCACCATCACCCCAAACCTCACCAACTTTGCGGCGCTCTTGATCATCACCCAGAGCAGTGTATGGACATTCAACCCATGCTTCTACGCTATGCTTGCAGAGGTTGGATGGTACAGCTTCAGTCAACAGGACCTTGTCGGGCGTCTTGGGTTCATCAACAAGAGAGCCAAGAGAGGTATCCCTGTTATTTCTGACTGGGCCATCAGAAATGGCTCCTGCCCAAAGGATGGAGCAACGGTGCCAATGGGTTATGCATGTGTTAGTTCAAGCAGCTATTGTGTGGGTGCAACCAATGGCCCAGGCTACATGTGCAACATCAATCTCTAA
- the LOC109738791 gene encoding wall-associated receptor kinase 3-like, with translation MLASFIRIHRFIESSLNIQVLISNGLLNLFPSTTRNRFMVIGCNTMGIIGGYLHSNPDLYVVGCYSYCQGINSTSNGAPCTRKGCCKTTITPNLTNFAALLIINQSSVWTFNPCFYAMLAEVGWYSFSQQDLVGRLGFINKRAKRGVPVISDWAIRNGSYPKDGATVPMGYACVSSNSYCVGATNGPGYMCNINL, from the coding sequence ATGTTGGCATCATTCATCAGGATACACCGTTTTATAGAAAGTTCTTTAAATATCCAAGTATTGATCTCAAATGGTCTATTGAATTTGTTTCCATCGACCACGCGCAACCGCTTCATGGTCATCGGTTGCAACACCATGGGTATCATTGGTGGCTACCTGCACAGCAACCCAGACCTGTACGTGGTCGGCTGCTACTCCTACTGCCAGGGCATCAACAGCACGTCCAACGGTGCGCCGTGCACTAGGAAGGGCTGCTGCAAAACCACCATCACCCCAAACCTCACCAACTTTGCGGCGCTCTTGATCATCAACCAGAGCAGTGTATGGACATTCAACCCATGCTTCTACGCTATGCTTGCAGAGGTTGGATGGTACAGCTTCAGTCAACAGGACCTTGTCGGGCGTCTTGGGTTCATCAACAAGAGAGCCAAGAGAGGTGTCCCTGTTATTTCTGACTGGGCCATCAGAAATGGCTCCTACCCAAAGGATGGAGCAACGGTGCCAATGGGTTATGCATGTGTCAGTTCAAACAGCTATTGTGTGGGTGCAACCAATGGCCCAGGCTACATGTGCAACATCAATCTCTAA